gttatattatataacataaccttatttataatatttataattatattatttattttaagcgtacgtttattcggtcaacgttaaatttattcgtatataacaactctaggtattttagtaaaatcggaagttgaaaagtgagggttgttatattaagtgagtttcatttgccccctttttaaatgcttttgcaatatatatttttgggactacgaatacatgcgctgcttttataactgttttacaaaatagacacaagtaattgaaactacattctatggttaaatcattataccggatatcgcccttgttgaacttggtggcctaagaattggtgtttattataattgccaccaattgacgcgaatcctaaagatagatctatgggctttgacacaccccagtcagagaatttgaactgctttagtacttcgatatttatatatggggatattctagatgcattttgttaatgtcggttaccaggtgttcaatccatatgaatgaattttaaacacttgcgagtgtatgattattgaataaaggaaatctcgaggtctattaaaattatgaaaatgattgattacgataaactaatgaactcaccaaccttttggttgaaactttaaagcatgtttattctcaggtatgaaagaaatcttccgctatgcatttgctcattttagagattttacttggagtcattcatgacatatttcaaaagacgttgcattcgagtcgttgagttcatcaagattattattaaatcaattatagttggatgtattatgaaatggtatgcatgccgtcaactttcattgaaatgaaagtttgtcttttaaaaacgaatgcaatgtttgtaaaatgtatcatatagaagtcaagtacctcacgatgtaatcaactattgtgaatcgtttatatagtatatgaacgggtcctttcagcattCATCTTTGTTACTTGTAATGTTTATGTCTACTTTACAGACACCAAACTCAGCACGATCCTTGTCCGTGAACTCCATGAAAGGCTCTCTTGATTGATCTTCACAATTGATTTCTGGGCTTACTTAATTGCACCCTTTTGAGATAAGAGACAACTCAATAAGTAAATGGGGCAACGTTGTCACCTCTAAATTATAATATCATTAAGCATGTACACATGAATTATTATATATAAGCTTTTACTTGTAGTAATTAGTCAAATCGGTTATGAGTTTGGTTACCGTTTATCCCTAGTATTTAGTTAAATcaatatatcatatattttatatgCATCAAGGTGTGTCAAAAGGTTGAAAGATGTCAAAACTGTATAATTAATGCCTACAACATCCTGAATTATGCTAttcatttattattgttatcataggaTTATTGTTATCATGTTTACGACATTACATATTCTTAGAAAATGCACAAAATTTCTATGGATTTACCCACCCAACCTGGTTTGACCCAAACTGTTCTGCCCTGTTACCCAACTTACCCATATCATTACCTCTAATATCACTCAACACAAGTTATACTCCTCAACTTCCCATTGTCCTATTCGATAGGATTCGGCTAGCAATCTTCAAGATCATATCCAGGTTCTACATATCCAACTGATAATCTTGTGATTTTTGGCTCATGTATACAACATCATTACAAAATTTGAGTGGGAGTACGAAGCCCGCAAACCACGTTATCAAACCGGATGTTCAACAAATGATGATCGACATAAGACATCGTAAATtgaagaaacatttaaaattgatttcggTTTTATGCGATTTGGGAGAAAAACTAAAAAGTTAGGGTTATATACATATCTTTACAAAAGAACAACAGACACTTTGAAACTGACTCTTTGAGAGTTTTTCATTCATCTAAGGACCACAATTAACATAAGATGCAAACTCAGAAGATCTATTACTGCAgaatttgactttttaaaataactATTTCAAAATATGTATCATAAACCCGAATTTAATTATCAATCAACACTTCGAaaaatttcataaaaacttgaaccCTAATTTCAAGTTAATCAATgtaataaataaatcatatatcaGGAAAAATCTTACACCAATATTCCTCATTCTCAAACACGATTTAATTGTACTCAAACGATGAATTTTTTTTTAAGAATGTTAAAATAGATAAATGTCTGTCTAAAATCATGCCATTACAGCttttgatttgatatgtatatccAATTCGGATCAAAATAATAGCTaagaatttaaatatatatttaattgcaTATATTTCTAATTGAATTAAAATACACAGATCACATATGCTACCTTCTACATTTACAATAGATTTAAAAATAAAGATCACATATACTTGAATAACCTATATGCAAGATGACAATTTAAAGAAAAAATTGTTGATGATCGATCATTCTATAATCGTATGATAGCTGTTGTAGATGATGATCGCTCTAAAATTGATTAATAACATGGAAGATCGCCCGATTCAGATCGTCATAGGGTTTTTGGATGTATAATTTGTGTAAACCAGCTAGATCGTCGATAACTTGAGAACTGTTTAGGTTATATGATTCAATGGTAGTTGTTGAAGATTTTAATTTAATAAGAGGGTATGTTAGTCTTTTTAATGGCTGATTAGCTAATCTAGTTTTTTTTTAGCTAATAGAAAAAATGGATGGCTGTGATTAAAAGTTAGTAATAATCCTATAGTCATAAAGGTGTAAGCTACTTTAATCAAGAGAAGATAATGCTCCTCTTATAATTTTTAAAAgagattatattatataatataacatactAAAGGGGGTGAGGCCGTCACTATTCACAGCGATAGCCCCATAATTAACCCCAACTTCAAAGATAAAATGGTAATCTgccttttttcttcttctttttcccttCCTTTTTCATACTGTTTTTTTTACGTTCAATTAACcgaccgttaaccaaccaaaaccaaCCCCTGCAATTAACCGATCAAAACCACTCTACATTGAAGCGTGCGTTTTTTTTCCCGCGTTTTAACTTGAAACTTGTTTAAATACTGTATGAGAATTTAACCTTCCATAACCTATCACAAACCCACATGTTATTGAATATTTGAATTTTGGGAAATTGATCAAAATGCCCTCATTTTCAAAAATGTTTAACAATATGCCCTCAAAAAATAGTAATTGCAAAAAAGTCCCTTGATCACGCATCACACATCACGCACCATGCATGATGCGTGCAAGCCCGTACGTGATGCGTGTTTACGATATATTCCTCGCAAACTCTTACCAGGCGTGGTGCGTGGTGCTAACGTCAGATCTTTGAATGACTGTATCCTTTGATTCGTAACTCCGATTTATGCACTGTTTTTTTTGATGTTGTGTAAATTTTTTGAGATCTGtcagttggcaaactgccgtaggcaatTTGTCCCAatttttttcgaaacgaggcctcgaagacCTTCAATTTTGTCTTTCTTTTCAATTTTGACTTTTAAACGCACTTTTGACCGCTGATAACAAGCGTTTTTCGTGTACTTTTAGTTCACATTGTTGATAAATTTAAAGAATCACAAATTAGAATGTTTTATAGCATCTTGTCAGTGGCCAAAGTgcgtttaaaagttaaaataaaaaaatggcATTATTGAAGGTCTTCGAGGCCTCGTTCAGAAAATTTTTTGGGACACACCGCCTACAgttgtttgccaacggatagatcttgaaaaatACATGATTTCAAACACAAAGGTGACTAAATCGTagctacgagttaaaagatacgGCCATTCAAAGTTCTCCCCCCAACAAGCACATGAACCACGCACCAAGCATCATGCACTGtgcgtggtgtttggtgcgtggtgcgtgcTCGCGAGAAAAAATGTATGTCTCGATCATTATCTCGTAAACACGCATCATGCACCAAGTTACACGCATAATGCATGGTGCGTGGTCAGAGGACATATTTACACTATCGAATTTTTAAGAGCATGTTTGAAAAAGAGGGCATTTTGACCAATTTTTCATGAATTTCTTCCCCTGATGGATACGGAGTATATGTTAAAAATGAAGTATAAGGCCAAATCCAATAGACCCAAATCAACCCACCAGTATAGTAGAACCAGTATAAGCCCAACCCACATAACCTTATTTTAGGAAATCGATGAAAATAATCAAATTTCTGCGCCAAAACACCGATTCCAAATCGGACTAAAATCAATCTAATTATTCGCAGCAGAAATGAAGTCGAATCACTCAAGTATTAGGGTTCGTGGACAACGACTGATTCAATCGACGTTGATTCATCGATCACCAAATAATAATGATGATCAGTAAGCTTTCAAGTAACCCTAATTTATATCTTTCAGATGATGTCATCAATTAATATTCTTCAATTCTTCAATTTACAAGGTCGAATGATTGTAGAGAGAAATTGGGGAATGCATCGGGAACTAAGAAGCGGCCGAGTATTTCATTGTCTGATTTTCTTAACCGGAAGCTGAAAAAAACTTCTCATCAGTCAAAATTAGTTCAGGTTCAGTTTAAGTTGCATTTCGAAAATATAGTCTGTTGAAacttgttaattaattaattaattaataattattattattattattattattattattattattattattattattattattattattattattattattattattattattattattattattattattattattattattattattattattattattattattattattattattattattattattattattattattattattattattattattattattattattattattattattattattattattattattattattattattattattattattattattattattattattattattattattattattattattattattattattattattattattattattattattattattattattattattattattattattattattattattattattattattattattattattattattattattattattattattattattattattattattattattattattattattattattattattattattattattattattattattattattattattattattattattattattattattattattattattattattattattattattattattattattattattattattattattattattattattattattattattattattattattattattattattattattattattattattattattattattattattattattattattattattattattattattattattattattattattattattattattattattattattattattattattattattattattattattattattattattatcatgatgaaTTTGTGCTACAGTATTTGCTAGTGTAATCTGATTTTGCTTTAATCTAGTAGAGCAGGGCTTGAGCTTGGCTTGACCAACTAAGGCTAAGATGGAGTTTGGTTTGAAAAGATTAAAGATCTAATAATAATGTTGCTTTAATTCTGAACATTGGATATTAACGTCATTAACGAATTTCAAGCTACACACATTACTTTAGTCTCAGACAAAATTGTGCTCAATTCGATGTATATTTTATGAGACCAAAGGACCAAAGGTTGATAAAGGACTACCTAGACCGACCCACAATTGGCTGCTTTTCTATCATGTGGGGTCGACTCGCTTAACGGTTGTAACCCTAGACCGCAGTCGCAAGTACAAATCCTATATTGGCTGTTTTTCTATATTGGCTGTTTTTCTATGAAAATAAGTTTGATACTCCGTATATCATAAGTACACATTGTAATCATGAAAAATCGTTAAGTCTCCTCGTAGTTAATTTTCTGCTACTATAATCAAAACCTGCAAAAATGTACTCCATACTTCTTCTATTAGGATGATCTTTCTCAAATGAAAACAGTTAAGGAACATAGCACATCAAAGTGAGTGTGTGAAGTTTAATTACTTTCAGAACAAAGACTATGACTTTAGAGTGACTGAGTGATTAGTTAAGTTTCATTGTCATTTCTAGTGATTTAAATGGTGCTATCCAaaagacttgtaattttcatttctTTCTTTTCCTATTTTTGCAGAATAAAGAATTTAGTTGTAAATTGTAATTAACTTTCAGGGTAAAGAAAACCCATTTCTCTCACCAAGAACCAATGTGGGTACTAATCAGTCAATTGTTGGAGCCAAGACTGACCAGAAAACTAAGGGACCGGAGTTAAATGCTATCCTTGATGTTGCTCTTGAACAGTTTAAATGCAGTAAAGAGAACGACAATAATACTTTTTTAAATCTACAAGACGAGAATCAAACTAGTACTGCTACTACGATCTCACAAGAATCACAAATTCAGGATTTTGGAGGTTTGATATCAGTTCACTCTTTGTTGTCTTTTGTTTTTGAATTTAAGTATATGTAATGTCTTGAGAACTAGTTCATTTACATTTGAATGTCTTTCATGATGATAAGGTTTGTATGGTAAATCACTTGCTCCAAAGGGTGTGGTTGTTTTGGGTGGTGATCCAAAACCAAAACAATCGAGATGCGAAAAACCATTCATTAAAGGCGAGAAACCACTGCCTGTTTACAACCACTGTAAGTGTGCCACATCTCTAAATTTAGCATTTCTAATGGTGATTATTTGAAATTTTCATGTAAATGTAAAAATATATGATCCAATGTGTTTAAATGATCAGATGCAAGTGGCAGCGGATGGTGGGACAGCGATATGGAAGGTATCGATAACGATGAAGTGGGATTCAATGAGGTGTGGGAGGGTGTGGGGTCCGCTACTATGGGAGGACTTGATTGGCACTAATGTAACAATCGATACGATTAGGTAAAACAGTGGTTTGAATGTTGAAATGATAAACCACTCTTTGTATAATTTAGGTTTGTTTTTAAGTACTTGAactacttgatgtaactttggcatTCTGCAAGTAATGTTATATATGAAGAAACAAACATGGTATGGCCGTCTGGGCCATTATTTGTCTAGCTGTTAAGGTTAGGATCTGCTTAGAGGTCTTTAGGTTTGAATTTTGCTTACGTTAGAGAATTAAGAACCATGTTTGAATCTTAAGAAAATTAAGCAAAGTTTGTATTGTTTAAGAACCATGTTTAAAGACCATCTCTTTAAACATCTGTTGTGTATTATATCTTTGAGTTTATAAAtatatttcaatttcaatttcaatcatCATCATTCAATACGGTGTTCTAAGTGATTTTGCTGTTAAATTTACTTGGATTTTGTCTAATTTCTTTGATAATTTTAGACCATGGTTTTTTAAATCAATAATTTTATATTATTCTCTTCATCCCAAATTAAATGTCTTTTTAATATCTTTTTGACCCTTTCTTATTCTATGTGTCATCTTCGCGTATGGGTCATACTAATTTTCTATGTATCGCTTCAATTTTATTGGATATCCCCAAAAGGACATGTGTCTTGTTGGTATTGACACACAAGTTGGGCATAAACTTTTGGAAAAAGAGTAActaaagggaaaaaaaaaaaaaaaaaagtaaagtcGATCATCTGCATTTCAAAGTACTAGCATAAAAAAATAGACACTAAATTGTGACCCTTAATACGCAGTAATTTTTTTGACAGGGATAACAACATCTAACTCAGGCCTAAGATAATACTTTTGCTTTGCGACTATGACCTCGTAACTTTATTCGACTTCACTCGTATTATTGTTCCGATCACACCACATCATGAGCCTCGACGTGCTGTCATGATGAGCTTGGAACACATATCCTTACTTCAAGACGGTTGACCTTGCTATGAGCTAGTCTCATGTTAATAGAGTTGTCTCCCTGTGGCGGCGTAATAACGAGCTCGAATGATATTCCCCCTAAGAGACACATAATCCTCCTATGGGCTCATCCCATCTCGACCTTCCGAGCTCGAAGCCATCTCGATCTCAAAGAAAGATCAACTTGAATAAAGTTAACAAGTGAAATCAAGTACTCGTTGGTCAACAACATGGTATGAGTTTGTTTCCCTATTACCGCAATTTTCCGGACATGTCAATATCAACATTGTTAACATTATTTAGTTAGGACTTACCATTACCTACAATGGTCATGCCTTTACATGTTTGCGTCAACCATATTATATTAGGTATACTCCTTACTTGGCGACATGTTAAATCCTGACATAGTGACATGCCCATATATCTTTGGATCTCAAATACCGAACTCTTAGAACTATAATTCTGAACCTTCAAGAAGTTGAAATTTCACTATAAATGCAACTATAGTGTTGTCGCTACTATAGTTCGTAGTTGTTAGATGGATATTGTTTATGTTGATATGTATTGGTTTATTTAGCACATGTTCTATAAGGGCCCTTTACTTATCTAGTCCACTAGGGTTGAGTACTTGCTTAATgctatttatatgtatgtaacctGCATCTATAATGATACACAATAATATTACGCCCTTTACTATTCTCTCTAACATGGTATCATGAGCTAAAACCCTAAACACCCTCCCCACcgcttaataaaaaaaaaaaaaaaaaaacatcataaTAATTGTTCATCGCCTGCAAAAACAATCTCCATCTACCTATCAATATATTTTGATGGGTAGTGATATTTCCAAATCACTTTTTGATAGATCCACACAAATTGACTAACATAcgcttaaatcatgtataacacaaTAAAATTGATAAACTACATTAGAGGGTATTTTAGGAAGACAGCTTGAAAAATGTGTGGATCTATCAAAAAGTGATTTGGAAATATCACCACCCTATTTTGATAGATCCCATATTCCAAATAAAGCCTACTATCGATCACTCTGTTATAAAAGGAAAGACTCCTTCAAAAAGATTATTTAAATTTCTTTTTAAAGATTCTTTCAAGGTTGGTTTTTCTATTTAATTATTAAATTCTCAAAGCACTCTGCACCATTCGTACATGTGGAGCCTTAGTGATCTCAACAACAGCCAAATTGTGTGatttcgtaaataataataataataataataataaaaaaaaggatATCGAAATTAATTGTGTGATTTGCGCTTCTTTTTCAATCACAGatcaattaattaatttaattgatTCTTTACTCCACACATTATTTTTGAAGATTTTATTAGAGTGTTGAGTACGTAATATTATCCAAGCCCAACACCAACAATTTATGCAAGCCCAACCACATTTTTCAGCCCACGAAATTATGCAGGCCCAACAACAGCAACACGGTATTTGGCCTACAACCTTTTTCAGCGGGCTGGCTGAACCTGCTAACAGCCCATTTGTTAGTCCAATGCAACACCAGGAGACATTTATACCGAAGGCATTTAATGTCAACACTCCTCCAGACTATGGTAATTCCGGTTGGATTATGGACACTGGTGCGTCAACTCACCTCACCTCTAGCATTAAAAATTTAAGTACTGTTTTTAATCATTGCATTTATCCATCAGTTGCTGTTGGTGACGGGAACCACATCCCCGTTGTCAACACTGGTCATAGCGTTTTGCCTAATGTTAACCGAACCCTACACCTGTCTAATGTTCTCGTGACACCGAACATAGTTAAAAATCTTATCTCTGTTCGTCGTTTTACTCGTGACAATAAAGTTTCTGTTTCATTTGAAGAGTTTGGTTTTTCCGTGAAAGATTACTTGACTCACCGCCTGCTCctccgatgtgatagcaccggAGATCTCTACCCGTTCACGAATCCGACACCATGCCCACCTTATCATGCTCTCATCACCACACCCAGCATTTGGCATCAGCGCCTCGGACATCCTAGCACTGATGTTTTTCGCCGTCTCATTTCTAATAATTCTATTACATGTAATAATACGAAGTCTCCCGCTCTTTGTCATGCATGTCAACTTGGCATACATGTGAGACTTCCGTTTAGTAGTTCCGTTTCTCATGTTAATTTGTTATTTGATATTGTTCACTCAGACTTATGGACTTCACCTATTCCGAGTCTTAGTGGTTACAAATATTATGTCATTTTCCTAGATCATTACTCGCATTACTTATGGGGTTTTCCATTACGCAATAAATCTGAAGTCTTTGATAAATTTACTCAATTTCGTGCTTACATAAAAACTCAATTCAATTCTGAAATCAAAACCTTCCAATGTGACCTTGGCGGTGAATTCGACAACAATCAACTTAAACAGTTATTCCAAAACAACGGCATTCAAATACGCTTTTCTTGCTCGCAAACCTCCCAACAAAACGGGAAATTAGAACGGATTATTCGTACTATAAATAACTTCATACGCACCCTTCTTTTTCAAGCAAACCTACCCCCTACTTTCTGGGTCGAGGCCCTTCACATGGCCACCTATCTACTCAATCTCCTACCCTCATCCGCAATAAACCACGATATCCCCCACACACGCCTCTACAAATATCCACCCAACTACTTCACTCTCCGTGTGTTCGGTTGTCTTTCCTACCCTTACCTCAACAATACTCATAAACTCGCTCCACGCTCTACCCCATGTATCTTCCTCGGTTATCCATCGAATCACCGCGGATACCGATGTCTCGACCTCGCCACTCAGAAAATCATTCTCTCTCGTCATGTCACCTTCGATGAAACTTCCTTCCCTTATAGCTCGACCACTACCTCCCCACCCCCATCATATGAGTTTCTCGACCCTCATCCAAATCTATTCTCTCGTACTCTCTCAGAAATATCTCCACCTCCTGTCGCCACTCCACCCTCACCCGACACTCCTACACCTCCTACCCCTCCTCCTCCCACACCCGCACCGTCACCACCCCTACCACCTCAAAACACGACCTCCACTCACCCTATGGTTACTCGACACCGCATTGGCATCACCAAACCTGTTCAACGCCTTAATCTCCACATTTCTACACCTTCTCCTACACCAAAATCATATTCCAACGCCTTTAGCGACCCTAACTGGCATAACACTACGACTGAGGAATATAATGTTTTAATTAAAAATGGTACTTGGACTCTTGTGCCTCGCCCTacggacacgaacatagttcgctctaTGTGGTTGTTTAAGCACAAGTGTAATGCAGACGGTACTCTGagcaggtataaggctcgactTGTCGCTAAGGGTCGGAGCCAGCAGGTtggtattgattgtgatgagactttcAGCCCGGTTGTAAAATCGGCCACTATTAGGACTGTACTCAGTCTTGCTGCATCTCGACACTGGCCCattcatcagctagatgtcaagaatgcGTTTCTCCACGGCACTCTCTCTGAGACCGTCTACATGCATCAGCCCCCTGGTTTCCGTGACCCTAGTCGCCCAGATCATGTTTGCCTTCTACAGAAATCTttatacggattgaaacaagctccTCGAGCTTGGTTTCAACAATTTTCCGGTTATGCTCAGCGTGTTGGATTCCAGCACAGTAGATGTGACACCTCTTTGTTCATCTACAAGCACGGCGCAGACACAGCCTATTTGTTATTATATGTGGATGACATCATCTTGACTGCCTCGTCTATAGCCTTTCTTCATCGGGTTATCACCTCTTTACATAAGGAGTTCTCCATGACTGATCTTGGTCCGTTAAATTATTTTCTTGGCATTTCTGTCACTCGTACTCCTTCTGGTATGTTTCTCTCTCAGAAGAAGTATGCATTTGAGATCATTGAGCGTGCAGACATGGTTGGTTGTAATTCTAGTCGCACACCCGTTGATATTGGCACCAAACTGACCACTACTGGTCCCCCAGTTAAGGATCTAAGTTTATATCGCAGTCTTGCCGGTGCTCTCCAGTATCTCACTTTAACCAAGCCTGACATCTCTTATGCTGTCCAGCAGATCTGTTTGTTTATGCATGATCCTCGAGAGCCTCATATGGCTGCTCTCCGAAGGATCATTCGTTATGTCTAGGGCACTCTGGATCTTGGTCTAAAGCTGTTTTCATCCAGCACTTGCTCATTGGTTGCTTATTCTGATGCTGATTGGGCTAGTTGTCCCTCTACTCGCCGCTCTACATCTGGATACTGTGTATTTTTGGGTAATAATCTTTTATCTTGGTCCTCTAAACGGTAACAGACTCCGTCACGCTCCAGTGCTGAAGCTGAATACcgcggctgaaatgtcccgttcttattgattaaaaacgttccatattaattgatttcgttgcgaggttttgacctctatatgagacgtttttcaaagactgcattcatttttaaaacaaaccataacctttatttcataaataaaggtttaaaaagctttacgtagattatcaaataatgataatctaaaatatcctgtttacacacgaccattacataatggtttacaatacaaatatgttacatcgaaatcagtttcttgaatgcagtttttacacaatatcatacaaacatggactccaaatcttatccttattttagtatgcaacagcggaagctcttagtattcacctgagaataaacatgctttaaacttcaacaaaaatgttggtgagttataggtttaacttatatatatcaaatcgtaacaatagaccacaagatttcatatttcaatacacatcccatacatagagataaaaatcattcatatggtgaacacctggtaaacgacattaacaagatgcatatataagaatatccccatcattccgggacacctttcggatttgatataaatttcgaagtactaaagcatccggtactttggatggggtttgttaggcccaatagatctatctttaggattcgcgtcaattagggtgtctgttccctaattcttagattaccagacttaataaaaaggggcatattcgatttcgataattcaaccatagaatgtagtttcacgtacttgtgtctattttgtaaatcatttataaaacctgcatgtattctcatcccaaaaatattagattttaaaagtgggactataactcactttcacagatttttacttcgtcgggaagtaagacttggccactgttgattcacgaacctataacaatatatacatatatatcaaagtatgttcaaaatatatttacaacacttttaatatattttgatgttttaagtttattaagtcagctgtcctcgttagtaacctacaactagttgtccacagttagatgtacagaaataaatcgataaatattatcttgaatcaatccacgacccagtgtatacgtatctcagtattgatcacaactcaaactatatatattttggaatcaacctcaaccctgtatagctaactccaacattcacatatagagtgtctatggttgttccgaaatatatatagatgtgtcgacatgataggtcgaaacattgtatacgtgtctatggtatctcaagattacataatatacaatacaagttgattaagttatggttggaatagatttgttaccaattttcacgtagctaaaatgagaaaaattatctaatcttgttttacccataacttcttcattttaaatccgttttgagtgaatcaaattgctatggtttcatattgaactctattttatgaatataaacagaaaaagtataggtttatagttggaaaaataagttacaagtcgtttttgtaaaggtagtcatttcagtcgaaagaacgacgtctagatgaccattttaga
The window above is part of the Rutidosis leptorrhynchoides isolate AG116_Rl617_1_P2 chromosome 1, CSIRO_AGI_Rlap_v1, whole genome shotgun sequence genome. Proteins encoded here:
- the LOC139896431 gene encoding uncharacterized protein — encoded protein: MATESYFRLQSDRVNKKRENRNRSYNKRPDRLAICVFCFLTWLDRNNKKQMKLDHLIVETETTYGKGSNYNHDEFGKENPFLSPRTNVGTNQSIVGAKTDQKTKGPELNAILDVALEQFKCSKENDNNTFLNLQDENQTSTATTISQESQIQDFGGLYGKSLAPKGVVVLGGDPKPKQSRCEKPFIKGEKPLPVYNHYASGSGWWDSDMEGIDNDEVGFNEVWEGVGSATMGGLDWH